The genomic window AAAGATTTTGCTAGCCATTCAAGTTCACATCCAGAAGTGAAATAATTGTTGCTAATAATGATTAAGGCCCAAAGAGCACATGACTTGCTCACAGGATGCAAGaggcttcattttgtttgttggttCTTCTGTGAGTTCTAGTGATCAATCATTACTACACCACTTCTGTTTCTCTCTTCCTAAAGCTACTCATCATGGTTCTAACTGGGTTAGATTCATTCTCTAGGTCTTTCATGGTTTTATTTTTCACACAGCAGCAACAGTCAAGCAACTCGTAAAGGAAAGCCAACACCACCAGAGAAACGACAGTAAAGATAAATATAACCAGAATAATAAAGCAGGCAGTGTTCCAGTTATCATGGAAAGGGTAAATCTTTTGCACTTGAAAACCAAGGTATTGG from Mauremys mutica isolate MM-2020 ecotype Southern chromosome 5, ASM2049712v1, whole genome shotgun sequence includes these protein-coding regions:
- the SMIM18 gene encoding small integral membrane protein 18; the encoded protein is MATFNNETTSLFQYLGFQVQKIYPFHDNWNTACFIILVIFIFTVVSLVVLAFLYELLDCCCCVKNKTMKDLENESNPVRTMMSSFRKRETEVV